DNA sequence from the Rhodanobacteraceae bacterium genome:
ACATGAACTTGACGTCCTCGCCGAGGTACTCGTAGCGCCATTTCCACTGGTAGCCGGTGATCTTGACGGTCAGCTCGGCGTTGCCGGTGTCGTCCATCTTGACCAGGGTCTTGGTCGCCGGCCAGGCCATGCCGAGCAGGATCAGTACCGGGATCACGGTCCAGATGATCTCGGCCGTGGTGTTGTGGCTGAACTTCGCCGCCACCGCACCCTGGGATTTGCGGAACTTGAACATGGCGTAGAACATCGCGCCGAACACCACGACGCCGATCGCCACGCAGATCCACAGGATCAGCATGTGCAGGTGGTAGACATCCTGGCTGGTCGAGGTGACGCCTGGAGTCATGTTGAGCTGCCAGGGTTCCGGATTGGCCATCAGGCTCGTCGAAACGAGCAGCGCCAGTCCGGTACAGGCGATTTGCCCAAGTTGCCGCTTCATGCCGTGTGTCCTCTTGCCGCGTTTTCGATTGTCCCGAGGCCGGGTACCAGGCGTGCCTGGCCCAGCCGCATCTTGATCAAGCTCTCCAGACGGGCGCGCTCGGCGTCGATCAGGAAGCTACCTACCTCGGTGCGACGGCCGTGCGAACCCAGGTACACGCAGTGGCGGCCGCGGCGCT
Encoded proteins:
- the coxB gene encoding cytochrome c oxidase subunit II encodes the protein MKRQLGQIACTGLALLVSTSLMANPEPWQLNMTPGVTSTSQDVYHLHMLILWICVAIGVVVFGAMFYAMFKFRKSQGAVAAKFSHNTTAEIIWTVIPVLILLGMAWPATKTLVKMDDTGNAELTVKITGYQWKWRYEYLGEDVKFMSSLARAADEARQVGSGIDPNSVENYLLDVDRPLVIPTGTKVRFVITADDVIHAWWVPSLGWKQDAIPGFINEAWTQVDEPGVYRGQCAELCGKDHGFMPIVVVAKPRAEFDAWLAEQKAANAPAGTVAQSAPVTPPAI